One Triticum dicoccoides isolate Atlit2015 ecotype Zavitan chromosome 4B, WEW_v2.0, whole genome shotgun sequence genomic window carries:
- the LOC119293646 gene encoding uncharacterized protein LOC119293646: MMSRERKKAAALQEKLQLLRSLTHSHALSNTSIIMDASKYIKELKQKVVMLNQEIACAAQDSRSRQTSYPTVNVETLGHGSFLVNVLSDKSCPGLLVSILEALDELGLSVLQATATCADTFRLEAIIRSVPKYN; this comes from the exons ATGATGTCGAGGGAGCGCAAGAAAGCGGCAGCTCTGCAGGAGAAGCTGCAACTCCTTCGCTCTCTCACCCACTCCCATGCT CTGAGCAACACGTCCATAATCATGGACGCCTCCAAGTACATCAAGGAGCTGAAGCAGAAGGTGGTGATGCTGAATCAGGAGATCGCTTGCGCGGCGCAAGACTCGCGCAGCAGACAGACCTCCTACCCGACG GTGAACGTTGAAACCCTAGGACACGGGTCGTTCCTCGTCAATGTGTTGTCAGACAAGAGCTGCCCGGGGCTTCTGGTTTCCATCCTCGAGGCCTTGGACGAGTTGGGCCTCAGCGTCCTCCAAGCCACGGCCACTTGCGCGGATACTTTCCGCCTAGAAGCTATAATACGCTCTGTACCAAAATATAACTAG